The Pochonia chlamydosporia 170 chromosome 3, whole genome shotgun sequence genome contains the following window.
CCAAGTTGGGGATATCGTCaacttgcttcttgttgagCAAGATGTCGTTGACGGCCGTGAACAGGGGGTATTCCTTCTCCAAGCCACGAGCTttcaagaagctgttgaCCTCATATGCTGTAGTCGTTCCTTGCAGCTTTTGGCCGTTCAAGTCCTGTtgctcaacctcatcaactGTGATGCCCTTCTCAACGGCCTTTTTGGCGCAACGGAAGTTTCGTCCACCGGAAGAAGACGTAATCAAATCGGCAACACCGGCTGAGGTTTCGGTAAAGGTTTGACTCTGAACGGTTTCGCCAAAGAATTCCTTTCCAAatctcaccatctccattAGACCGATACGCATAATGGCAGCTTTGGCGTTATCGCCCCAACCACGGCCGTCAACGAAACCtgcagcaagagcaacaatGTTCTTCAAGGCGCCACCAAGTGAGACACCCGCAACATCGGACACCATCTGAACATGGAAATACGGCCGATGGAATAGAGTGCGGAAGCAGTCATGATCTAGCGGTGGGTACTCAGCAGGCACTCCGGTAAGCTTGGTCTTGGAGTTTCGCCCTCGGCAATCTCTGTGAGACACATCCTGGAGGTCGGTAATAGTAATACCAGGGTTGGGGCTGCCTGAACGCGGCGACGGATTTCTGCTATTGTCCATCGGCGGAGGGTCGTATGCGATGGTGGTCTCTGACCACTTCTCGGCGGCAATCTCGCTGGCGATGTTGGCCCCACTCAAAGCACCAACATAAATATTCAAGCCGTCACCAATCCACTCACTGAACAAGCTAACGCCATCGTCTGTGACGTTGACGCCCTTGATGCAGCTGATACCACGTGCAAATGGCAAAATGTGACCTCGCAGCTGGTCGCAGACCTTGGCGATAAACTGATGTGGCAGATTGAAAATGAGAATGGATGAGTCTTTGACGGCGTCGACGAGTGATgggttggcgatgatgttggagggGAGGGTAATGCCGGGCAGGTACTTGACATTTTCgtg
Protein-coding sequences here:
- a CDS encoding glycerol-3-phosphate dehydrogenase (similar to Aspergillus terreus NIH2624 XP_001214056.1), which translates into the protein MASNGFLGGHEKKHKVTIVGSGNWGSTIAKIVAENTKQHNDIFEEQVQMWVFEEDVVVPSDSKHYDSSIGDKPQKLTSIINNNHENVKYLPGITLPSNIIANPSLVDAVKDSSILIFNLPHQFIAKVCDQLRGHILPFARGISCIKGVNVTDDGVSLFSEWIGDGLNIYVGALSGANIASEIAAEKWSETTIAYDPPPMDNSRNPSPRSGSPNPGITITDLQDVSHRDCRGRNSKTKLTGVPAEYPPLDHDCFRTLFHRPYFHVQMVSDVAGVSLGGALKNIVALAAGFVDGRGWGDNAKAAIMRIGLMEMVRFGKEFFGETVQSQTFTETSAGVADLITSSSGGRNFRCAKKAVEKGITVDEVEQQDLNGQKLQGTTTAYEVNSFLKARGLEKEYPLFTAVNDILLNKKQVDDIPNLVAQVTDGA